Proteins from a single region of Pongo pygmaeus isolate AG05252 chromosome 3, NHGRI_mPonPyg2-v2.0_pri, whole genome shotgun sequence:
- the NPY1R gene encoding neuropeptide Y receptor type 1: MNSTLFSQVENHSVHSNFSEKNAQLLAFENDDCHLPLAMIFTLALAYGAVIILGVSGNLALIIIILKQKEMRNVTNILIVNLSFSDLLVAIMCLPFTFVYTLMDHWVFGEAMCKLNPFVQCVSITVSIFSLVLIAVERHQLIINPRGWRPNNRHAYVGIAVIWVLAVASSLPFLIYQVMTDEPFQNVTLDAYKDKYVCFDQFPSDSHRLSYTTLLLVLQYFGPLCFIFICYFKIYIRLKRRNNMMDKMRDNKYRSSETKRINIMLLSIVVAFAVCWLPLTIFNTVFDWNHQIIATCNHNLLFLLCHLTAMISTCVNPIFYGFLNKNFQRDLQFFFNFCDFRSRDDDYETIAMSTMHTDVSKTSLKQASPVAFKKINNDDNEKI, encoded by the exons ATGAATTCAACATTATTTTCCCAGGTTGAAAATCATTCAGTCCACTCTAACTTCTCAGAGAAGAATGCCCAGCTTTTGGCTTTTGAAAATGATGATTGTCATCTGCCCTTGGCCATGATATTTACCTTAGCTCTTGCTTATGGAGCTGTGATCATTCTTGGTGTCTCTGGAAACCTGGCCTTGATCATAATCATCTTGAAACAAAAGGAGATGAGAAATGTTACCAACATCCTGATTGTGAACCTTTCCTTCTCAGACTTGCTTGTTGCCATCATGTGTCTCCCCTTTACATTTGTCTACACCTTAATGGACCACTGGGTCTTTGGTGAGGCGATGTGTAAGTTGAATCCTTTTGTGCAATGTGTTTCAATCACTGTGTCCATTTTCTCTCTGGTTCTCATTGCTGTGGAACGACATCAGCTGATAATCAACCCTCGAGGGTGGAGACCAAATAATAGACATGCTTATGTAGGTATTGCTGTGATTTGGGTCCTTGCTGTGGCTTCTTCTTTGCCTTTCCTGATCTACCAAGTAATGACTGATGAGCCGTTCCAAAATGTAACACTTGATGCGTACAAAGACAAATACGTGTGCTTTGATCAATTTCCATCGGACTCTCATAGGTTGTCTTATACCACTCTCCTCTTGGTGCTGCAGTATTTTGGTccactttgttttatatttatttgctaCTTCAAG atATATATACGCCTAAAAAGGAGAAACAACATGATGGACAAGATGAGAGACAATAAGTACAGGTCCAGTGAAAccaaaagaatcaatatcatgctGCTCTCCATTGTGGTAGCGTTTGCAGTCTGCTGGCTACCTCTTACCATCTTTAACACTGTGTTTGATTGGAATCATCAGATCATTGCTACCTGCAACCACAATCTGTTATTCCTGCTCTGCCACCTCACAGCAATGATATCCACTTGTGTCAACCCCATATTTTATGGGTTCCTGAACAAAAACTTCCAGAGAGACTTGCAGTTCTTCTTCAACTTTTGTGATTTCCGGTCTCGGGATGATGATTATGAAACAATAGCCATGTCCACCATGCACACAGATGTTTCCAAGACTTCTTTGAAGCAAGCAAGCCCAGtcgcatttaaaaaaatcaacaatgatGATAATGAGAAAATCTGA